The window CGGGCGCTGTGGCTCGCGCCCCAACTGGCCCTGCGCCCGGAGGAGCACGATACGCAGGCGGAGATCGATGCGCTTATTGAGCTGGCGACAGGCCATACGTTCTCACAGGAGAACCGGATCACGTACCTGCGGAGTGCCGACGTGCAGCATGAGTTCCTGCGCACGATCCGGGCCGCGCGGGACTACCACGTCCTGTGGCTCCATGACTTCATGGGCCGCAACGGCGGGGAATTCGACGCGGTGGGATTCGCCTTTACCGTGAACGGCTACCTCGCGGCGCTGACCGATGCCGTGCGGGCGTTTGATCGGACGGGACGCCTGCCGCAGTACTTCATCTTCCTCGACCAGCACTTCTACGACCTCCGCGACGGGCGTCTGTGGATGACGTTGCTGGAGGATCCGCTCGGGGCAAGCCAGCAGATCGTGGCCCGCGACACGTCGTTGAGCCGACAGCTGGGTGACCAGCTGCTGGCCCTGCGGCGCGCCGTGGAAACGTCCGCGGGGTTGCAGGCTGCGGCGACGCAGCGGGGAGGGGCGGCCTGGCTGCGCCGCGTCGTCCGGGTGCAGGTGAGCGTCACCCTGCCCAGCGACTTCTCGTTTCGCAGCAAGCACATCGTTCCCGGGGTGCCGTTGGTGCCGGACAACATCGTCCGGGACCACCGCAAGCTGGCGTTCTACGACCTCCGCGAGGACGACCCCAATCGCGGAGAGCTGGTCGTGGCGGGGGCGGGGATCGGCGAGCAGTATGCCAGCGCCACCTGGGATGACCGCGCGCTGTTGCTTCGTGGGCCGGCTGCGATCACGGCGAAGCGTGCGGCCCGTGAGCTCTTGGCGGCGCACGGGGTGCGTGCCGCGGATCTTCCGGCGGTGTTGCGGGAGTCGCAGGGCGTCGTCGCCTGGACCTCGTTAGGCGGCGACCCCCGCAATGTGGCGACGGTCATGCAGCTGCACAACGTGCCCGGGTTCGGTCGCAAGTCCTCGACGGTGGCGCGCGCCATGCTCTATAGCCTGATGCCGCGGGGGAGCATGATGGTCGTGCCGGATCCGCTGTGGCTGAGCAGCGAGTGGGCGGGGATGCTCGTTGGCGCCGCCATGCGCGGGGCCACCGTGTACGTCATTGCGCCGTCGATCCTGAACGCACCAAGCGCTGGCTTGCCGCAGGTGTCAACGACCCATGATCTGTTGGCGCACCTCCTGGTCCTGGCCGATGAGATGGGCCCCGTCATGCAGGCGGCCGGCGGTGCGCTCCACGTGGGCATCTTCACAGCGAAGGAGGATGTCAACGACGTCCGGGCGCAGATCGCCGAGATCAGCTCGGGGTTGCGGCGGTCGGCCGTGGCTCGACAGGCGTTTCCCTTCCCGTCGTCACTGGTCGCAGCCACCGACTCGCTTCCCATGATGCTGGACCTGCCAACCTATGCGCCGCTCGCGATCGCCGAGGATGCGTTCCTCCGCCTCCCGCAACTGCACCAGAAGACGCAATTCTTCGCGACGCGCGGCGCGGTAGAGCGTTTGGTCGCCTTGCCGGAATGGCGGGACATCTTCCTCCGGGTGTTTGCGACACGGATTCGCCAGGCCTCCGCCGTGCGCGACACGGCCGGGGCGGAGGTCGCGGCGCGCGCGTACATGGGGGTGGGGCTCGCCATGATCGAGAAGTACCGCGCGGGGGTACCGCCGTCGGGAGGGGATGTGATGTACCTGAGCCTGGGGTCGCAGAACCAGGATCCGCGCGGCATGTGGCTGGACGGCGAGGCGACCTTGCTGGTGAGCGGGGTCGGCACGGTCGTGTCGCTCCCCGACTTCTACTACATGCTGGCGCGTTCCACCTGGGTCACACGCGCCGACCAGTTGCGCCGCTTCTATCCGGAGGTCGACAACCTGCGGCGCCGGTTGGGTCGGCTCATTCGATACGCGTTGTAGGAGCCGTGCGGGGCGCGGGGTGGGGTGCCTAACTTACCGGGGTGAGTGCCCCGCGTCGTCCAGCCAATCCGTTCCGGGTCCTGTTGACCCACGTGAACTTCCGGCGTTTCTGGTTTGGCCAGACGCTCTCCCTGGTCGGGACGTGGATGCAGTCGATGGCGGTGGGTTGGCTCGCGCTGGAGCTCTCGGACAGTCCGTTCCTGGTCGGTGTGGTGGTCGCGTGTTCGGCGCTGCCCATCCTCCTGTTTTCGTTGGTGGCCGGCGTGCTCGTGGACCGCACGGACAAGCTGCGGCTCGTGCGCCTGGCGCAGGTGCTCCTGCTGGTCGAAGCCCTCCTCCTCTGGTGGTTCACGTGGCGGGGGGCACTCGCGATCCCGGCGCTTATCGGGCTGGTCCTCTTTGGTGGCTTGGTCGTGAGCGTGGAGATCCCCGCGCGCCAGTCGTTGATGATCGACCTGGTGGGCCGGGATGACCTGCGCGATGCGATCGCATTGAACTCCTCCGGCTTCAACCTCGCGCGCATTATCGGTCCGCCGATTGGGGCGGCGATCATCGCGCGGTGGGGGATTGCCTGGTGCTTCTTCGTCAACGCGGCGAGCTACCTCACCGTCTTGCTGGGGCTCTGGCTCATTGAGCTGCCGCCGCGTGTGGTGATGGTGCCGGCGACATCACCGTGGGAGGGGATGCGCGAGGGCGTACGCTACGTCCACGGCGACCTTCGGCTTCGCGGACTGGTCGAGACGATTGCCGTCTTCGCGGTGTTGTGCACGCCCACGCTCGCCCTGATGCCGGTCCTGGCGCGGGACCAGCTACGCCTCGGCCCCGGCGGCTACGGGCTCCTGCTGTCCGCGGTCGGCCTTGGCGGGTTGTGCGGCGCGCTCGCCTTGGCGGCGTCGAGCCCCCGCCTTCGGCGCGGGCGCCTGCTGAAGCGGTCTCAATACACGCTCGCCGCCCTGATCTTTCTGATCTCCCTCTCACGATGGCCGGCGCTGACCTACGTCTTGCTGCTTGGCACGGGCTTTGTGCTCATCGTGAACTCGGCGCTCGGGAATTCCGTGATGCAGGCCATCGCGCCGGACGAATTTCGCGGGCGGTTGATGAGCGTGTATTCGCTGATCGTTGTCGGCCTGCCGCAAGTGCTGGGCGCCTTCGCCGCCGGCAGTGTCGCCCGGTGGCTCGGCATTGGGTGGACCCTGGCCACGAGTGCCCTGTTGATGGTCGTGTACGGTCGCTGGGCCTTCGGCCGCTACCCGCAGCTCCGCGACCTGTAGCGCCGGGGTGGTGGCTGGCGCGGGCCGGGTCGCCGCGCGAGGTTCCCGAAGACCTCCTCTCCCTGCCATGCGCCTGCTGCCCTACGCCCTGCTCCTCGCGGCCATGCTGCCGCTTCCCGTCCCCGCGCAACGTCGCCCCGCACCACCGGTCGCTCCTGCGTCCACCGGTATCGACACGGCCTGGTACGCCGGCCTCCGCTGGCGGCACGTAGGCCCGGAGGGGAACCGCGTCACCTCCGTGGCTGGCGTCGTCGGCGACCGGACGACGTATTACGCCGGGGCGGCCTCCGGCGGTTTGTGGAAGACGAGCGATGGCGGCAATACCTGGCGACCGATCTTCGACGATCAGTCCGTTTCTTCGATCGGCGCGGTCGCGACGGCGCCGTCCGACCCCAACGTGGTGTGGGTGGGGACGGGAGAACCGTTCATTCGCTCGAACATCTCGGTGGGGTGGGGCGCGTTCCGATCGACCGATGCCGGCAAGAGCTGGACGAAGATGGGCCTGGAGCAGACCGGCCGGATCTCGCGTATCGTGATCCACCCGACCAACCCGGACATCGTATACATGGCGGCATTAGGTCATGCATACGGGCCGCAGCCGGACCGCGGGATCTTCCGCACCCAGGACGGGGGCAAGAGCTGGGACAAAGTCCTGTTCGTGAACGATAGTACCGGGGCGTCGGACCTCGTGATGGATCCGAACAACCCACGGATCCTGTTTGCCGGGATGTGGCAGCTCGAGATGCACACCTGGGGGCGACTGTCCGGTGGCGCCGGCAGTGGCATCTGGATGTCGCGCGATGGCGGGACGAGCTGGAAGCGGCTCACGGGCAACGGCCTTCCCACCACGCAGGTGGGGAAGATCGGGTTGGCGATGTCGCGGGCGAACTCCGGTCGGGTCTACGCGCTGATCGAGGCGGGCGACGGCCTTCCCGCCGTCAACGTCACGGAAACCACGCGCGGCCGTCTCTGGCGCTCGGACGATGGCGGCACGAATTGGCAGGTGGTGAGCTACGACCAGCAGGTGGCCGGCCGGACACACTACTACAACCGCATGGCGGCGATGCCCGACAACGCGGACGAAGCGTATTTCCTGACGGCCAACTGGGCGAAGACCGTGGACGGTGGCCGGACGATCACGGATCCCCCGATTGCGGCCACGCCCGGGGGGGATCACCACGATATCTGGATTGACGAGACCAACGGCCACCGCCAGATCGTGAGCCACGATGGTGGCATTTCCATCACCGAGAATCGCGGGCAGAGCTGGCGGCGTATCCAACTCCCTATTGCGCAGATGTACCACGTCGCGGTGGACAATCGGGTTCCGTACAATCTCTACGGCAACCGGCAGGACGGGCCGTCCACCATGGGGCCGTCCAACAGCAAGATGGCCGGGTTCTTCGGGGACGCCGGGATCCCGAGGGGACTCTGGTCGTCGGTGGGCGGTGGGGAGTCCGGGTGGGCTCAGCCGGACCCGGTCGATACCAACCTGGTCTGGAGCAGCGCCTCCGGCTTCGGCTCCGTGGGTGGGATCGTCTCGCGGTATGACATGCGGACGAAGGTGTCGGCGTCCGTTGAAGTGTGGCCGCAGGGGACCATCGGACACTCGGCGGATGAGGTGAAGTACCGCTTTGTCTGGACCTTCCCGGTGCACCTCTCCCCGCACGACCACAATCGCGTGTACGTGGGCTCCCAGCATGTGCACGCCACGACCGATGGCGGGCGGAGCTGGTCGGTGATCTCGCCGGACCTCTCGCGCAACGACCGCACCCGCATGGTCCGTTCGGGCGGCCTGACCCCGGACAACATCGGCGTCGAGTACTCCGGGGTCGTCTTCGCGATCACTGAATCCCGGCTGCGACGGGGGCTGATCTGGGCTGGGACAAATGACGGAAAACTCCACCTGACGCGCGACGGCGGTGCCACGTGGACCGACCTCACGGGCAACCTGCCCAATGCGCCGTTCTGGGGGACGATCTCCAACATCGAGGCCTCGCGCTACGACGAGGGCACGGCGTACCTCTCGATCGATGCCCATCAGTCCAACAACCGGGATCCCTTCATCTACAAGACCACGGATTTCGGGCGCACCTGGGTCCTCGTGGTCAATGGGATCCCGACATCCCCGCTGTCCTACGTACACGTGGTGCGGGAGGATCCCGTTCGCCGCGGCCTGCTCTACGCCGGGACCGAGAACGGCATGTACGTCTCGTTCAACGACGGGGCGCACTGGCAGCCGCTGCAGAACAACTTGCCGCACGCACCGGTCTACTGGATCGAGGTGCAGGAGCACTTCAATGACCTCGTGATTGCGACCTATGGCCGGGGGTTCTGGATCCTCGACGACATCACGCCGTTGCGCACGCTTGGCGCCGACGTGGCGGCGAAGGAGTCCCACCTCTTCGCCCCTCGCGCAGCGTACCGGTTCCTTCCCGTCGAAACACCCTTCTTTGATTTCGATGATCCGGTGATCGGCACCAACCCGACCTACGGGGCCTCGCTTCACTACTGGTTGAAGGCCGACGCGAAGGACTCGGTGCGGTTGACGGTCTCGGACGCCCAGGGGAAGGTCGTTCGTACACTCGCGGCGATGGGAAAAGCCGGGGTGAATCGCATCCATTGGGACCTGCGCAACGAGCCCACCGGGCAGGCGAAGTTGCGCGCGGTGAATCCCTATCATCCGGAAACGCGGTACGCCGCTGCCGGCGCCCCGGCCCCAGGCATCGGGCGCTTTAGCTGGCTGGTCCCTCCCGGCACCTACACCGTGAAGCTGAATGCCGGCGGCCGTGAGGAAACCCAAACGCTGGTGATCCGAAAAGACCCGGCGTCCGGCGGCTCCGAGGACGAGATTCGCCAGCAGGTCGCCCTGGCCAGCCAGGTCGCGGTAGACCTCGACAGCGCGGTCGCCATGGTCAACGCCCTCGAGGTGGTGCGCAGCCAGATCGCGACGTTGAAGGCGACCCTCGCGGACGATGCGAAGATGGCCGATGTGCGATCGCAGGTCGATTCCCTCGATCGAAAGCTCGTCGAGGTGGAGGACCAGCTGTTCCAGACCCGGACGACCGGTCGCGGACAGGACCTCATCCGGCACCCGTTCAAGCTGGGGGAACAACTCGTGTACTTCGGCCAGAGCGTGACCGCGTCAGACTACGCGCCAACGCAGCCACATCGGGAGGTGCAGCAAGTCCTCAAGGCCGACCTCGCCCGCATCCGCGCGATGTTCGATCGGGTCATGCGCACCGACGTGGAGGCGTTCAAGCAGGCGCTGCGGGCGCGCGGCCTGATCATCAGCTGACCGCGTGGCGCGCGCCGGGGTCGTCAGGCCCCGGCGCGCCTGGCCCACTCGACCACCAGCGCGGCGGCGCGGTCGATGCCAACCCACGAGGTGTCGACGCAGAGATGATAGTGCGAGGCGTCCAGCCAGTCGCGGTCCCAGTGACGGCGCACGAACTGCGCCCGACGCCGGTTCTCCTCGTCCACCCGCCGCGCGGCCTCGGCGGCGCCTAACGATTCTCGAGCTGCGACGCGGGCAACCAAGGCGTCATGCGGCGCCGAGCAGAGGACGTGCAGCGCATCCGTGCGCCCTTCGAGGCGGATCTGGGCGCCGCGCCCCACGACCACGATCGGGCCCCGCGACACCGCGTCGTCGATCACCTGGCGCGTCACCTCGACGAGTCGCCCTTCGCCCGGCCGGAACGGGGTGCCAATTGGGGTGCTCAGCACTTCCGCGGTCCCGTACGCCAGGACGTCGGCGAGTCGCTCGGCCAGGGTGGGGCCCTTCTCGTCGATCGCTTCCACCTCGGCTGGGGTGGCATGCAGCCCGGCGGCGATCCGCTCGATGAACGCATTGTCGAGCAGGGTCCAGCCCAGCTGCGCGGACACCTGGCGTGCCACGTCCGATCCGCCCGACCCGAAGAGGCGTGAGATGGTGACGATGCGCGCGCTCATGGCTGCACGCGCCGCCGGATGACCTGGGCGGGGACGAAGCCCAATGCTTCCCACGCCGCATTCGACGGGACGTTCCCGGTGTTGGTCCGCACGCGCAGGTCGCTGATCCCTCTGTCGTGGGCCCACGCGGTGGCGGCGCGCACCAACGCCCGCAGGGCCCCGCGCCGTCGACAGGCAGGAGACACGTAGGCTGTGGTGAGCACGCCGTAGGCGCCCACTCCCTCACGCCGCGTGATCGCGCAGCGCAGCATGCCGCACACGTCGTCCTCGCTGGTGGCGACAAACCACCCTTGCGATGCATCCGCGAGTTGGCGGCGCGTGAAGTCATGGAGGGCGCCCCCACTGTCCGCCGGAATCAGGCCAGCGCCGGCGAGCGCCTGTTCTTCCCGACGGAGCGCGGCGCGTAGCCCGACGATGACCGCCAGGTCATGCACGGACGCCGGTCGGATGGCGAGCGTACGTGGCGGAACGGCCAGCGGCGGTTCCGGGCGGGTCATGACTCCATGTCGTGCCCAGGCCGACGGCGAGACTCATGCGGGGCCCGCGCGTACAGCCCACGTTCGCTCCGTGAGAGTTTGCGCCGGGCCACCAGCGACTCCAGGAGCAGCTCACAGGCGGCCACCTCGGCTGCGTGATCGTCCGCCCGAGCCAGGCCGACGAACTCCACGAGACTGAGGAGCCCGGGCACCGTGGCAAAGGC is drawn from Gemmatimonadota bacterium and contains these coding sequences:
- a CDS encoding MFS transporter, whose amino-acid sequence is MSAPRRPANPFRVLLTHVNFRRFWFGQTLSLVGTWMQSMAVGWLALELSDSPFLVGVVVACSALPILLFSLVAGVLVDRTDKLRLVRLAQVLLLVEALLLWWFTWRGALAIPALIGLVLFGGLVVSVEIPARQSLMIDLVGRDDLRDAIALNSSGFNLARIIGPPIGAAIIARWGIAWCFFVNAASYLTVLLGLWLIELPPRVVMVPATSPWEGMREGVRYVHGDLRLRGLVETIAVFAVLCTPTLALMPVLARDQLRLGPGGYGLLLSAVGLGGLCGALALAASSPRLRRGRLLKRSQYTLAALIFLISLSRWPALTYVLLLGTGFVLIVNSALGNSVMQAIAPDEFRGRLMSVYSLIVVGLPQVLGAFAAGSVARWLGIGWTLATSALLMVVYGRWAFGRYPQLRDL
- a CDS encoding sialidase yields the protein MRLLPYALLLAAMLPLPVPAQRRPAPPVAPASTGIDTAWYAGLRWRHVGPEGNRVTSVAGVVGDRTTYYAGAASGGLWKTSDGGNTWRPIFDDQSVSSIGAVATAPSDPNVVWVGTGEPFIRSNISVGWGAFRSTDAGKSWTKMGLEQTGRISRIVIHPTNPDIVYMAALGHAYGPQPDRGIFRTQDGGKSWDKVLFVNDSTGASDLVMDPNNPRILFAGMWQLEMHTWGRLSGGAGSGIWMSRDGGTSWKRLTGNGLPTTQVGKIGLAMSRANSGRVYALIEAGDGLPAVNVTETTRGRLWRSDDGGTNWQVVSYDQQVAGRTHYYNRMAAMPDNADEAYFLTANWAKTVDGGRTITDPPIAATPGGDHHDIWIDETNGHRQIVSHDGGISITENRGQSWRRIQLPIAQMYHVAVDNRVPYNLYGNRQDGPSTMGPSNSKMAGFFGDAGIPRGLWSSVGGGESGWAQPDPVDTNLVWSSASGFGSVGGIVSRYDMRTKVSASVEVWPQGTIGHSADEVKYRFVWTFPVHLSPHDHNRVYVGSQHVHATTDGGRSWSVISPDLSRNDRTRMVRSGGLTPDNIGVEYSGVVFAITESRLRRGLIWAGTNDGKLHLTRDGGATWTDLTGNLPNAPFWGTISNIEASRYDEGTAYLSIDAHQSNNRDPFIYKTTDFGRTWVLVVNGIPTSPLSYVHVVREDPVRRGLLYAGTENGMYVSFNDGAHWQPLQNNLPHAPVYWIEVQEHFNDLVIATYGRGFWILDDITPLRTLGADVAAKESHLFAPRAAYRFLPVETPFFDFDDPVIGTNPTYGASLHYWLKADAKDSVRLTVSDAQGKVVRTLAAMGKAGVNRIHWDLRNEPTGQAKLRAVNPYHPETRYAAAGAPAPGIGRFSWLVPPGTYTVKLNAGGREETQTLVIRKDPASGGSEDEIRQQVALASQVAVDLDSAVAMVNALEVVRSQIATLKATLADDAKMADVRSQVDSLDRKLVEVEDQLFQTRTTGRGQDLIRHPFKLGEQLVYFGQSVTASDYAPTQPHREVQQVLKADLARIRAMFDRVMRTDVEAFKQALRARGLIIS
- a CDS encoding cytidylate kinase-like family protein codes for the protein MSARIVTISRLFGSGGSDVARQVSAQLGWTLLDNAFIERIAAGLHATPAEVEAIDEKGPTLAERLADVLAYGTAEVLSTPIGTPFRPGEGRLVEVTRQVIDDAVSRGPIVVVGRGAQIRLEGRTDALHVLCSAPHDALVARVAARESLGAAEAARRVDEENRRRAQFVRRHWDRDWLDASHYHLCVDTSWVGIDRAAALVVEWARRAGA
- a CDS encoding GNAT family N-acetyltransferase; protein product: MTRPEPPLAVPPRTLAIRPASVHDLAVIVGLRAALRREEQALAGAGLIPADSGGALHDFTRRQLADASQGWFVATSEDDVCGMLRCAITRREGVGAYGVLTTAYVSPACRRRGALRALVRAATAWAHDRGISDLRVRTNTGNVPSNAAWEALGFVPAQVIRRRVQP